ACCAAAAATAACTTGGTTAAAGTAATAGAATGAACGTGATAGGCGGGATTGTCAATGAACATTGTTTTGAGCGATGAAGCATTAAAGTGGTTTACGAACGAAATGGATGTAAGTAAAGGCGAGGCAATTCGTTTTTTCGCAAGATACGGCGGCTCGAGTCCACTACATGAGGGGTTTTCTTTAGGTGTAACTAAAATTGAACCTGACGAAGCCTCTGTACAGATAGAAAAAGAAGGTGTCCTTTATTATATCGAAAGCAGAGATGAATGGTTTTTCGATGGACACGATTTAATTGTTGACGTCAATCCAAAACTACAAGAATTGTCTTATTTCTATAAGAAATCGTGAGAGTTTCATGCTCTCACGATTTTTTTTATGCAAAACAGACTCCTCGAACCTAATGAAAGGCATTTATAATAAATTAAACCGTCTTAACTGGTCGGTTAATCCTTCTTTTATTAAAATTCGCTTCTCATGTTCCCCAAACAAATCAAAATGAGGATAATCATCTCGCATATCAATCCACTCACGCTTAAGACCGTATTTCTCGCCCCATTCCGCAAGTCTCACAATATTTCCACAGCCTGCTTTTGTAACCGTTTTACAGTTTGGAAAACGTTCATCCAGCCAATAATGCGTTAAAAACGCGATTTCACCAGCTGCAACTGCCTCTTTCCAAGCGATCAACTCTTGTCGATTAATGCCGAATGCCATTAGACTTGAACCCTTTTCACTTCTTGATATTTCGCTTCCCAAGCAGGATCTACTTTACTTAAAGATACGGGTCTAAAATTATCTTTTTTCACTAAAACATGTTCAGATAGAGCAGTTGCTGCAACCGTACCATCTTCATGTAAAATCTCATAGCCGTACGTCGTGCGTAAACGTCCATGTGTCTCAACCCAAGTACGGATTGTTGCCACTTGGCCATAACGCATGGCTGCCTTGTACTGTATCGATAAATCCGTCACAGGAGATAAATAACCTTCTTTTTCTAATCCTGCATATGTAAAGCCGAGATCTTGTATCAATGCGGTTCGTCCAATTTCCATCCATACTAAATAATTTGCATGATAAACAACACCCATTTGATCTGTTTCTGCATAGCGAATTTCTATCTCTTTTTCACTTATAAACAATTGAATCACCTCTTTCTTCATTATACAAAAGGTTTACCATAAATGGTGTAGGACGCTTTTAAATATGTATTTCTTTTTACATTAGTCAATTTCATAATCCAATCTTTTCGCTGCGCCGATACAATATATAGTTTGGGCAATTATGAAATTGCCTCTGTTAAGTTAAAACGTTCTTAACTATATACTGTATCAGCTTAGCGGTTTTAGGTAATTATGAAATTGATTCATATGAATGACAAAAAACTGTAGATAAAGTCACGTGGGACCTTATCTACAGTTTTAAAAATCACTTAATTAGTTACTTTGTTGTCTTTCATTTTGTCGCGAAGAACCATTTGTAAAATACCACCGTGGCGGTAGTAATCTACCTCAACGTCAGAATCGAAACGTGCAAGGACGTCGAATTCTTTCACTGAACCGTCTTTCGCAGTTGCTGTTACCTTGAGGATGTCACGTGGTTTAACATTATCCGTAATGTTTACGCTAATTTCCTCCTCGCCTGTTAAGCCAAGTGTTTCAGCACTTTCACCTTTCATGAATTGAAGTGGTAGCACACCCATCATGACAAGGTTTGAACGGTGAATACGCTCATAGCTCTCAGCGATAACCGTTTTAATGCCGAGTAAGGATGTTCCTTTTGCAGCCCAGTCACGTGAAGAACCCATTCCGTAGTCTTTACCTGTAATAATTGCAAGACCTGTACCATCTGCTTGGTATTTCATGGCAGCATCGTAAATTGGCATAATTTCTTTTGTTGGCCAGTACGTCGTGAATCCGCCTTCAGTACCTTTTGCAATTTGGTTACGAATACGGATATTTGCGAATGTACCACGCATCATCACTTCGTGGTTACCACGACGGGAACCGTATGAGTTGAAGAAACGTGGATTTACTCCGCGATCCGTTAAATATTTACCGGCTGGTGTATCTTTACCGATTGCACCTGCTGGAGAAATATGGTCTGTCGTAATTGAATCCCCGAACTTACCGATAACACGTAAGCCGTTTAGGCCTTCGATATCAGCAGGCTCTTTTGAGAGTCCTTCGAAGAATGGTGGGTTTTGAATGTATGTTGACTCATCATCAAAGTTGTATAGTGAATCGTCAGTCGTTTCAATCGCATTCCACGCTTCGTTCTCAGTGAATACACGTGCATACTCTTTACGGAAGAGTTCAGGTGTTACTGTTGATTTAACAGCTTCTGCAACTTCTTCAGTTGTTGGCCAGATGTCTTTGAAGAATACATCATTACCATCTTTATCTTGACCGATTGGGTCGTTTTGAAGGTCGATATCAACTGTTCCAGCAAGTGCATAAGCAACAACTAATGGCGGTGAAGCTAAGTAGTTTGCTTTTACTAGTGGGTGAATACGCCCTTCAAAGTTACGGTTACCCGAAAGTACTGAAGAAACTAGTAAATCTTCTTCAATTATTGTTTTCTCGATTTCAGGTAAAAGTGGTCCTGAGTTACCGATACAAGTCGTACAACCATATCCTACTAAGTTAAAGCCGATTTGCTCCAAGTATGTCAGTAAACCGGAATCTTGTAAGTAACCTGTAACAACTTTAGAACCTGGTGCAAGTGATGTTTTGACATACGGTGCTGGTTTCAGCCCTTTTTCGACAGCTTTTTTCGCCACAAGTCCCGCACCTAACATAACGTATGGGTTAGATGTGTTCGTACATGATGTAATTGCTGCGAGTGCAAGGTCGCCCGTTTTGATTTCAACCTTACGTCCATCTTCGAATTCGATTGTTCCTTTTTTCGATAATTCATTTGGAGATAAACCGAATCCTTGGTTCCCTTCAGGTGCAACAACCGCATCGTTAAATGAACGTTGCATTTCTGAAAGTGGAATTAAATCTTGTGGACGTTTTGGTCCTGCAAGGTTTGGTTCAACTTTTGAAAGATCGATTTCGATAATGTCTGTATATGTTGGCTCTTCTTTATCTGGTGTGAAGAACATATCGTTTTCAATTAAATATTGTTTAACAACTTGAACTTGCTCTTCCTCACGGCCTGTTAAACGCATGTAGTCAAGTGTTTCTTCGTCTACTGGGAAGAATCCACAAGTTGCACCGTATTCAGGCGCCATGTTTGCAATTGTTGCACGGTCTGCGAGTGGTAATTTTGCTACACCTGGTCCGAAATATTCTACAAATTTTCCTACAACGCCGTGTTCACGTAATGTTTGTGTTACTTTTAATGCAAGGTCAGTTGCAGTTGTTCCATTTGGAAGTTCTCCAACAAGCTTAACCCCAACAACTTCTGGTAATGGGAAGTAGGAAGGTTGCCCAAG
This window of the Sporosarcina ureilytica genome carries:
- a CDS encoding HesB/YadR/YfhF family protein, yielding MNIVLSDEALKWFTNEMDVSKGEAIRFFARYGGSSPLHEGFSLGVTKIEPDEASVQIEKEGVLYYIESRDEWFFDGHDLIVDVNPKLQELSYFYKKS
- a CDS encoding acyl-CoA thioesterase — its product is MFISEKEIEIRYAETDQMGVVYHANYLVWMEIGRTALIQDLGFTYAGLEKEGYLSPVTDLSIQYKAAMRYGQVATIRTWVETHGRLRTTYGYEILHEDGTVAATALSEHVLVKKDNFRPVSLSKVDPAWEAKYQEVKRVQV
- the acnA gene encoding aconitate hydratase AcnA; translated protein: MAKSNLHNSRTSFELDGKTYNYYRLKAIEEAGIANISKLPYSIKVLLESVLRQHDGYVIQDNHVANLAKWGTDADPNGEVPFKPSRVILQDFTGVPVVVDLASLRQAMADMGGNPDKINPEIPVDLVIDHSVQVDSYGNESALQLNMELEFKRNAERYQFLSWAQKAYDNYRAVPPATGIVHQVNLEYLANVVHAVENEDGTFEAYPDTLVGTDSHTTMINGMGILGWGVGGIEAEAGMLGQPSYFPLPEVVGVKLVGELPNGTTATDLALKVTQTLREHGVVGKFVEYFGPGVAKLPLADRATIANMAPEYGATCGFFPVDEETLDYMRLTGREEEQVQVVKQYLIENDMFFTPDKEEPTYTDIIEIDLSKVEPNLAGPKRPQDLIPLSEMQRSFNDAVVAPEGNQGFGLSPNELSKKGTIEFEDGRKVEIKTGDLALAAITSCTNTSNPYVMLGAGLVAKKAVEKGLKPAPYVKTSLAPGSKVVTGYLQDSGLLTYLEQIGFNLVGYGCTTCIGNSGPLLPEIEKTIIEEDLLVSSVLSGNRNFEGRIHPLVKANYLASPPLVVAYALAGTVDIDLQNDPIGQDKDGNDVFFKDIWPTTEEVAEAVKSTVTPELFRKEYARVFTENEAWNAIETTDDSLYNFDDESTYIQNPPFFEGLSKEPADIEGLNGLRVIGKFGDSITTDHISPAGAIGKDTPAGKYLTDRGVNPRFFNSYGSRRGNHEVMMRGTFANIRIRNQIAKGTEGGFTTYWPTKEIMPIYDAAMKYQADGTGLAIITGKDYGMGSSRDWAAKGTSLLGIKTVIAESYERIHRSNLVMMGVLPLQFMKGESAETLGLTGEEEISVNITDNVKPRDILKVTATAKDGSVKEFDVLARFDSDVEVDYYRHGGILQMVLRDKMKDNKVTN